The genomic segment AATGTGCTTCCTGAGATAACGTATAGTCCCCTGACAAACCTTGAACTCCGATTACGAGGAGTAATCCTTGTCGGCCGAAACCGCACCGACTTCGGAGAAAAACAGAACGACTACCGGTTGGAACTGCGGCTGCGCTATTATTTCGCGCTCTGACGTTTAATTCGCCGGCTGCTCTAGTCGTGGACCCGGTTCCGGCCATTGAAGGATTGCTTGGGCGTGCCTGGGGAAAAGCTGAATGCCGCTATTTGTATGCCCGCGTATCCTTCTTTGATGCACCTCTTCCTGTCTTTTTTAAAGCTGGGCGCCACTGCCTTTGGGGGACCCGCTATGGTCCCGTTTATAGGTAAGATGGCCGTTGAGCAACGAAAGTGGCTCGATGGCGGCACCTTTCGCGACGGAGTGGCTCTTTGTCAAATGATTCCGGGGGCGACGGCGATGCAAGTCTCTGCTTACGTCGGCTTCAAAGTAAGAGGAGCGGCTGGGGCGGCCGCGAGCTTCGTCGGATTTGGCCTTCCCGCATTTCTTCTCATGGTTGGGCTTTCGGCTTTCTATGTGCGCTCGCAGAAGTTGCCGTCAGTCGTTTCGGTGTTTAACGGCCTCCAGACAATAGTCGTGGCCATCGTCGCGAACGCGACCCTATCATTCGGTAGGACTTCCCTGAAAAGCCTGCGGGATGGAATGATCGCCGTGATCGCGGCGGTTATGTTCGCGCTGAAAGTCAGTCCGATACTGGTCATCTTGAGCGCGGCACTTTCGGGTCTCTTGCTCATGGGAAAGAATTCAGCACCGGATCTTGGCGCTCGTCCAGAGACAGATTCAGGTTCTACTAGACCTTTTTTGATCATTGGATCGGTTGCCATGTTTTTGCTCGCCGTGCTCTTTTTCTGGGAGCGCAAGCTTTTTGATCTTGCTGTCATCATGTTGCGAATCGATCTTTTCGCCTTCGGCGGCGGCTTTGCTTCAGTACCTCTGATGCTCCACGAAGTCGTCGAGGCGAGATCGTGGATGGATGATCGAACGTTCTTGGACGGAATCGCGTTGGGCCAGGTGACGCCGGGGCCGATTGTGATAACCGCCACCTTCGTCGGCTATATGGTTTATGGGATTATCGGTAGCGTGGTGGCGACGATCGGTATCTTTTTGCCGTCCTTTTTGATCGTGATTGGAATTGCGCCTACTCTGAGCAGGTTGCGTAGGTCCGTCCACTTGACCGGGGTTCTCGGCGCGATTCTTTGCTCATTCGTGGGGCTTCTGTTTTCCGTCACTCTTCGATTCGCTTCGGGCATCGCGTGGGATATCCCGCGCGCGTTACTCGCCATCGCAGGATTTATTGCGTTGCTTTTGAATATTGAAATTATCTGGCTGGTAATCGTGGGAACGGTGGTGTCGATCATTTTCCTATAGATAATCTACCCGACCATCCGAGAGTTTGATGACGTTTGCCGCGCTCCGTTCTAGTAGGTCAGTTGGGTCATTCCCGCCGTAACGCTTCGGGCTTTTAGCGAGTATTTTAACTTTTCGCAGCCGAAAGGTTTTGACGCTCGCTCAAGTTAGTGCTTCTCGGCATGAGGCAAAGACGTGATTGAATTTCATTTGTGCAAGAAGAGCTCCGGCGTTTTCGCGATCGTGAGAATGTTCCAGCTCAGCGTTGTGGGATCTCAGGGGGTTTTTGTTCTGGCA from the Bdellovibrionota bacterium genome contains:
- the chrA gene encoding chromate efflux transporter, which gives rise to MHLFLSFLKLGATAFGGPAMVPFIGKMAVEQRKWLDGGTFRDGVALCQMIPGATAMQVSAYVGFKVRGAAGAAASFVGFGLPAFLLMVGLSAFYVRSQKLPSVVSVFNGLQTIVVAIVANATLSFGRTSLKSLRDGMIAVIAAVMFALKVSPILVILSAALSGLLLMGKNSAPDLGARPETDSGSTRPFLIIGSVAMFLLAVLFFWERKLFDLAVIMLRIDLFAFGGGFASVPLMLHEVVEARSWMDDRTFLDGIALGQVTPGPIVITATFVGYMVYGIIGSVVATIGIFLPSFLIVIGIAPTLSRLRRSVHLTGVLGAILCSFVGLLFSVTLRFASGIAWDIPRALLAIAGFIALLLNIEIIWLVIVGTVVSIIFL